In a genomic window of Gammaproteobacteria bacterium:
- a CDS encoding sodium:proton antiporter — MEILNAIAVLITLSALFNYVNYRYIGFPTTIGIMVIALLVSLGVIALDAMGVKILGDTQNMVRSIDFNTTLMQGMLSFLLFAGALHVNIDDLLKQKGAILLLASVGVILSTFIIGAGAWYVLGFLGVELPFIYCLLFGALISPTDPIAVMGILKSAGAPKTLEIKIAGESLFNDGIAVVVFLVLLGIASGGHDISAGGIALLFAEEAIGGIVLGLALGYVGFRLLKSVDNYQLEVMLTLALVMGGYALATLIHVSGPLAMVIAGLFIGNHGRMFAMSEHTREHVDQSWHLIDEVLNAILFLLIGIEILAIEYNSSFLIAGAILIPLTLCARFISVAGLVSIMRRKRSFSPGAVKILTWGGLRGGISVALALSLPAGAARDEILAITYVVVVFSILVQGLTVGKLIRSTQS; from the coding sequence ATGGAAATCTTGAACGCCATCGCCGTATTAATCACGCTTTCTGCGCTGTTTAACTACGTCAATTATCGTTATATCGGATTTCCCACCACGATCGGCATCATGGTTATAGCACTACTTGTTTCCCTGGGTGTGATTGCACTCGACGCGATGGGCGTGAAAATACTTGGTGATACACAAAACATGGTGCGCAGCATCGATTTCAATACCACTCTCATGCAGGGCATGTTGAGTTTTCTGTTATTCGCGGGCGCATTACACGTCAACATCGACGATTTACTCAAGCAAAAAGGTGCAATCCTGTTGCTAGCCAGTGTTGGCGTTATCCTCAGCACGTTTATCATTGGCGCAGGAGCATGGTATGTGCTCGGATTTCTAGGTGTAGAGTTGCCCTTTATTTATTGTTTGTTATTCGGTGCGCTGATTTCCCCCACCGATCCTATCGCCGTAATGGGTATACTCAAGTCCGCTGGCGCGCCAAAAACACTGGAAATCAAGATTGCCGGTGAATCGCTATTTAATGATGGCATTGCTGTAGTGGTGTTTCTCGTGCTACTCGGTATCGCCAGTGGTGGACATGATATCAGCGCGGGAGGCATCGCGTTATTGTTCGCAGAAGAGGCCATCGGTGGCATCGTACTCGGGCTGGCATTGGGTTATGTTGGATTCCGACTGCTAAAGAGCGTCGACAATTATCAGCTCGAAGTGATGTTAACACTTGCGCTGGTAATGGGCGGATATGCGCTGGCAACACTCATACACGTATCCGGACCGCTCGCCATGGTTATCGCCGGATTGTTTATCGGCAATCATGGACGCATGTTTGCCATGTCTGAACACACGCGCGAACATGTCGATCAATCCTGGCATCTCATCGATGAAGTGCTTAACGCGATATTATTTCTATTGATCGGTATCGAAATACTCGCGATAGAATACAACTCATCGTTTCTCATTGCCGGTGCGATATTGATTCCGCTGACGCTGTGCGCAAGATTTATCAGCGTGGCCGGTTTAGTCAGTATCATGCGACGTAAACGTTCGTTTAGCCCAGGTGCGGTGAAGATACTCACCTGGGGCGGACTACGCGGCGGCATCTCCGTTGCGCTTGCATTGTCATTACCTGCCGGTGCTGCGCGTGACGAAATACTCGCAATCACCTATGTAGTGGTAGTGTTTTCCATATTGGTGCAAGGACTCACTGTCGGCAAGCTCATTCGCTCCACGCAGTCTTAA
- a CDS encoding Zn-dependent hydrolase: protein MHKINFSRLQKDIEELASIGRSDDDKGLYRMAFSDGDMAGRAWLKAKILAAGLDFYQDGAANLHARYNWNEDTPSVITGSHIDTIPGAGHLDGALGVVTGLECLRTLKENNIALKYPLECIAFSDEEGRFGGMFGSQAFCGQLTPESIYNAVDLGNVAITDAMASHGLNATDALQARRNPKSIHAFVELHIEQGPVLDSQNISIGVVDAIAGLFKWNVTLKGAANHAGTTPMSMRQDAFQGLAEIATQLNRILEEYGSQRSVATIGRVSLFPGAANVVPGVVEFTLEVRDTDAQQLKDLGGAFRRSISAIARRRDLMFEFEILSELPPVKCDPGIVQTVHQSARALNVSSLHMHSGAAHDTQILAQITRAGMIFVPSKDGRSHSPAEWTNWEDIEIGANVLINTLYQLASN from the coding sequence TTGCACAAAATCAATTTTTCACGCCTGCAAAAAGACATTGAAGAACTCGCCTCGATCGGCAGAAGTGATGACGACAAAGGATTGTATCGCATGGCCTTTAGTGATGGCGATATGGCAGGGCGCGCCTGGTTAAAGGCAAAAATACTTGCCGCCGGACTGGATTTTTACCAGGACGGCGCGGCGAATCTGCATGCACGATATAACTGGAACGAAGACACACCGAGTGTTATCACCGGTTCGCACATCGACACGATTCCGGGCGCCGGTCATCTTGATGGTGCTTTAGGCGTGGTAACCGGACTCGAATGCCTGCGAACACTGAAAGAAAATAATATCGCTCTGAAATATCCTCTTGAATGTATCGCCTTCAGTGATGAAGAAGGCCGATTCGGAGGCATGTTCGGCTCGCAGGCTTTTTGCGGGCAACTGACTCCCGAGAGTATCTACAACGCCGTCGATCTCGGAAACGTCGCCATCACTGACGCTATGGCCTCTCACGGACTCAATGCCACAGATGCATTGCAGGCGCGACGTAATCCCAAAAGCATTCATGCCTTTGTCGAACTGCATATCGAGCAAGGCCCAGTGCTGGATAGTCAAAACATCAGTATTGGTGTTGTCGATGCAATCGCCGGGTTGTTCAAATGGAATGTCACGCTTAAGGGTGCCGCTAATCACGCCGGCACCACGCCAATGTCTATGCGACAAGATGCGTTTCAGGGACTGGCCGAGATAGCCACGCAACTCAATCGCATCCTCGAAGAGTATGGCAGCCAGCGCAGTGTCGCGACGATTGGGCGGGTTTCACTTTTTCCCGGCGCGGCCAATGTCGTACCCGGCGTTGTTGAATTCACCCTCGAAGTGCGTGACACCGACGCTCAGCAATTAAAAGATCTTGGCGGCGCGTTTCGTCGTTCTATATCGGCTATCGCGAGGCGACGTGATCTGATGTTTGAATTCGAGATACTCAGCGAACTGCCGCCGGTGAAATGCGACCCAGGCATCGTGCAAACCGTTCATCAAAGCGCCAGGGCGCTTAATGTTTCAAGCCTGCATATGCATAGCGGCGCCGCCCACGACACGCAAATACTTGCGCAAATCACGCGCGCCGGAATGATCTTTGTGCCAAGCAAGGACGGTCGCAGTCATTCCCCCGCCGAGTGGACAAATTGGGAAGATATTGAAATTGGCGCCAATGTCTTAATCAACACGCTTTATCAGCTAGCGAGTAATTAA
- a CDS encoding cysteine hydrolase → MNEKENQFADIDPLEESYRESIVENPEVKVSLAEHHTALLVIDIQFLDAAPGHGVFADLEKSSVPKEAQDYYFDRLSTLVLPNVRKLQDCFRQHKLEVIHTRIQSMTQDGRDRGPGHKRLGLHAAPGSKEAEFLPEIAPVGDEIVINKTASGVFNSTNIEYLLRNMEITGLFIVGVYTNECVSTAVRDACDRGFYVTLIEDACATVTPELQNATITTVRDRYARVMNTQEALAEINKVVDK, encoded by the coding sequence ATGAATGAAAAAGAAAATCAATTTGCCGACATCGATCCATTAGAGGAAAGCTATCGCGAGTCGATAGTCGAAAACCCGGAAGTCAAAGTATCTCTGGCAGAGCACCACACCGCGTTATTGGTTATTGATATTCAGTTTCTCGACGCCGCGCCAGGGCATGGCGTATTTGCCGATCTGGAAAAAAGCTCTGTTCCCAAAGAAGCTCAGGACTATTACTTTGACCGTTTGAGTACACTGGTTTTACCCAATGTACGCAAGCTTCAGGATTGTTTTCGCCAACACAAACTGGAAGTCATACACACGCGTATTCAATCGATGACACAGGATGGACGCGATCGCGGACCTGGACACAAACGCCTCGGCCTGCACGCTGCGCCGGGGTCGAAGGAAGCGGAGTTCCTACCGGAAATCGCACCCGTCGGCGATGAGATCGTCATCAATAAAACCGCCAGCGGCGTTTTTAACTCCACCAATATTGAGTATCTATTGCGCAATATGGAAATTACCGGATTGTTCATTGTCGGCGTATACACCAATGAATGTGTCTCAACGGCGGTACGCGATGCCTGCGACCGCGGATTTTATGTCACTCTTATTGAAGATGCCTGCGCCACGGTAACGCCCGAACTTCAGAATGCCACCATCACAACGGTAAGAGATCGCTATGCACGCGTAATGAATACGCAAGAGGCACTTGCCGAAATCAACAAGGTCGTTGATAAATGA
- a CDS encoding sodium:solute symporter family protein produces MNEGNGYILDASTGWMILAIFSVVWVTLGWFWGRNTRQLDDFMLAGRNVGLSLGVATAMATWVTSNTTMAAPQLALQLGMWGMIGYSLGAIGLFLFAPLAKRIRILMPNAYTSGDFIRLRYGVTTWRVFLAISLFYGFGWLISLGMAGGVLINALTGIPYEYGMTVILSVCVLYTLLGGLRAVIGTDFIQTLLIVIGVAILAWLAIDKVGFDAIHKGVQQERPQLLNLLMPAAVMFLFNNLLFGVGEIFHSNVWWSRAFAFRQGVGFRAYVIAGVMWLPIPVVAGFVALATPALGLNVPAADMVGPLVAAKLLGGVGAVLVFVIVFSALASSLDSLLAATSDLITQDIYRGHFRPHASNEQLRKAAKIIIIALGVITWLLCLPRLTTLAELLYFTGAFVASTIWPIVAGLYWKSANRHGATAAMVLGTAIGLYCYFAIGFYVAALVGAAASMLIVLASTRLWPESFDWQHLQQTQQEKTT; encoded by the coding sequence ATGAACGAAGGCAACGGTTACATACTCGACGCATCGACTGGCTGGATGATACTCGCCATTTTCAGCGTCGTGTGGGTAACGCTCGGTTGGTTCTGGGGACGCAATACGCGACAGCTTGATGACTTTATGCTTGCCGGGCGTAATGTCGGCCTATCCCTGGGTGTTGCTACTGCGATGGCGACATGGGTAACAAGCAACACCACCATGGCTGCGCCGCAGTTGGCCTTACAACTTGGTATGTGGGGCATGATTGGTTATTCACTCGGCGCGATTGGTTTGTTTCTATTCGCTCCTCTGGCTAAACGTATTCGAATTTTAATGCCGAATGCCTATACCAGTGGCGACTTCATACGCCTGCGTTATGGCGTGACCACCTGGCGCGTGTTTCTGGCAATTTCGCTTTTTTATGGCTTCGGCTGGTTAATCAGTCTGGGCATGGCCGGCGGCGTATTGATCAATGCACTCACTGGCATACCTTACGAATACGGCATGACCGTAATACTCAGCGTGTGCGTGCTTTACACCTTGCTCGGTGGCCTGCGCGCCGTTATCGGTACGGACTTTATTCAAACGCTTTTGATTGTTATCGGTGTCGCCATACTCGCCTGGCTGGCAATTGATAAAGTCGGTTTCGATGCCATACACAAAGGCGTACAGCAGGAACGTCCTCAACTTTTGAATCTGCTGATGCCAGCCGCGGTCATGTTTCTATTCAATAATCTTTTGTTTGGCGTCGGCGAAATTTTTCATTCCAACGTGTGGTGGAGCCGCGCCTTCGCCTTTCGACAGGGAGTCGGTTTTCGTGCCTATGTCATCGCCGGTGTGATGTGGCTACCGATTCCCGTTGTCGCCGGTTTTGTCGCCCTGGCAACACCTGCGCTCGGCTTGAACGTGCCTGCCGCAGACATGGTCGGCCCGCTAGTCGCCGCAAAACTATTGGGGGGCGTTGGCGCAGTATTGGTTTTTGTGATCGTGTTTTCGGCCCTCGCTTCCAGCCTCGATTCACTACTGGCAGCAACCAGTGATCTCATCACCCAGGATATCTATCGCGGCCATTTTCGCCCCCATGCAAGCAATGAGCAATTACGCAAGGCGGCAAAGATCATCATCATCGCGCTTGGCGTCATTACCTGGTTGTTGTGTTTGCCGCGCCTGACGACATTGGCAGAACTGCTGTATTTTACCGGCGCATTTGTCGCCAGCACCATCTGGCCGATTGTTGCCGGACTTTATTGGAAAAGCGCAAATCGACATGGCGCCACTGCGGCAATGGTTCTCGGCACCGCTATCGGTTTGTATTGTTATTTTGCGATCGGTTTTTATGTTGCAGCCCTCGTCGGCGCGGCGGCGTCCATGCTCATTGTGTTAGCCAGTACGCGCCTGTGGCCTGAGAGTTTTGACTGGCAGCACTTGCAACAAACCCAACAGGAGAAAACAACGTGA
- a CDS encoding aspartate carbamoyltransferase gives MVTQINPLLKDALPEKDTTEGIERPLALLKHIPEDPVPLLELANHSVVSARQFNRAQIAQLCRLAAKHEAVPQQTRRPLVGKILISAFYEPSTRTRLSFESAWHRLGGDIMSITDPATTGIAKGETLSDVAEMLNNYGDLVVLRECQNEAVYEMLKALRIPIVNAGNGTDEHPTQALADIYTLLKWRPELIDTQMAETAKVRIGIVGVPSTMRTVRSLLYLLGLIADNLKEVLIISAEEQLFSENQREDLEELGLRIRVSETLDDVLPHLDVVYINAIAWVGDGYKEYGSQYTLNNRSPLKSDAIVMHPLARGQELDTSLDNTSHNWYFAQARSAVFIRMALLTCLVQNNW, from the coding sequence ATGGTAACCCAGATTAATCCCCTGCTTAAGGACGCGCTACCTGAAAAAGATACCACGGAGGGTATCGAGCGTCCTCTTGCCTTACTAAAACACATACCTGAAGACCCCGTCCCCTTGCTCGAACTGGCAAATCATTCTGTGGTATCGGCGCGTCAATTTAATCGGGCGCAAATCGCGCAACTGTGTCGACTGGCCGCCAAACACGAAGCCGTTCCACAACAGACTCGACGACCACTGGTGGGCAAAATTTTAATCAGCGCCTTTTATGAACCCAGCACGCGCACACGTCTTTCCTTTGAAAGCGCCTGGCATCGTTTGGGCGGTGACATTATGTCGATTACCGATCCTGCGACCACCGGTATTGCCAAAGGTGAAACGCTTTCCGATGTCGCCGAAATGCTAAACAACTATGGCGATCTGGTGGTATTACGCGAATGTCAGAACGAAGCGGTTTACGAAATGTTAAAGGCGCTCAGGATTCCCATTGTAAATGCTGGTAATGGAACGGACGAACACCCGACCCAGGCACTGGCGGATATCTATACCTTACTCAAGTGGCGACCAGAACTGATAGATACGCAAATGGCGGAAACCGCGAAGGTACGTATTGGCATAGTCGGCGTACCATCGACCATGCGTACCGTACGCAGCTTGTTATATTTACTCGGACTGATTGCTGACAATCTCAAAGAAGTCCTTATCATTTCCGCAGAAGAACAACTGTTTTCTGAGAATCAACGCGAGGATCTGGAAGAACTGGGACTTCGTATTCGTGTCTCCGAAACACTGGACGATGTATTACCCCATCTTGACGTCGTTTATATCAATGCAATTGCCTGGGTCGGTGATGGCTACAAGGAATACGGTAGCCAATACACGCTCAACAACCGTTCTCCGCTAAAGAGCGACGCCATTGTGATGCACCCCCTGGCACGAGGACAGGAATTAGATACCAGCCTCGATAACACCTCACACAACTGGTATTTCGCGCAGGCGCGTAGCGCTGTGTTTATACGCATGGCCCTGCTCACCTGTCTGGTACAAAACAACTGGTAA
- the asnB gene encoding asparagine synthase (glutamine-hydrolyzing) gives MCGIAGIFHAELSKPVDAQTLVAMAAIQYHRGPDGFGYKIVDNKGVGFSHARLSIIDLDENRARQPFFSHDNNLLLTHNGEFYDYKRIRADMTSRGARYSSKSDSEMVLHLYPELGLEEMLKHLRGEFAFALFDKRQDRLMLVRDRFGIKPLYWTQAGDTLVFGSELKVLFAHPEVSRKIDTQGLYHQLMQTIVPGSTPFEGIQQVRPGHMLIVERRHGKLKIEERKYWDMDFPTMDERAQVEDDEFYIEGVRQQLLEAVQLRLEADVPVACYLSGGIDSCSILGLSSASQQSPVKAFTIGFDDAEYDETAIAQEMAQTVGADHDIMMLKADHLYDNLERTIWHTERSIYNTLGVAKLLMSEYVNKSGYRVVVTGEGSDELFSGYPAFRRDMFLYGLDHLSQSERASWEQMLGESNKLFTGAMLADEEYRDPALDKLVGFTPSCLQPWLNSSRHALGLMHPDRSQSMSDYRPGDSLAANLDADMIDGRHPLDKAQYVWIKTQLEGQILTWGGDRVDMANSMEARPAFLDHHLAEFACAIPPSMRIRGRTEKYVLREAMKGLLPKVLYEREKFAFMAPPAHTDPRKWQAMKALADDFLSPSSIEDAGLLNADGVASLFSLHESADTPAATQVQLDAVINHMLSVQIMHRRLVADDIPRLAKQKAEQLGWRV, from the coding sequence ATGTGCGGTATCGCCGGAATTTTTCATGCCGAACTATCCAAACCTGTAGATGCACAAACCCTGGTCGCGATGGCAGCCATCCAATATCATCGCGGACCTGACGGCTTCGGTTACAAAATTGTCGACAACAAAGGCGTCGGTTTCAGTCATGCGCGTCTGTCGATAATCGACCTGGATGAGAATCGCGCGCGTCAGCCGTTTTTTTCGCATGACAACAATCTGCTGCTTACCCACAACGGCGAGTTCTACGACTACAAGCGCATACGTGCCGACATGACATCGCGCGGCGCGCGCTACAGTAGCAAGAGCGATTCCGAAATGGTCTTACACCTTTACCCTGAATTGGGTCTGGAAGAAATGCTCAAACACCTGCGCGGCGAATTTGCATTTGCCTTGTTCGATAAGCGTCAAGACCGCCTGATGCTGGTGCGAGATCGTTTCGGGATTAAACCGCTGTATTGGACTCAGGCCGGAGACACGCTGGTATTCGGGTCGGAATTGAAAGTCCTGTTTGCCCATCCCGAAGTGTCACGCAAGATCGATACACAAGGCCTCTATCATCAACTCATGCAAACCATTGTTCCTGGCAGTACGCCGTTTGAAGGCATACAACAGGTACGTCCCGGACACATGCTCATCGTTGAGCGCCGTCATGGAAAACTCAAGATCGAAGAACGCAAATACTGGGACATGGATTTTCCGACCATGGACGAGCGCGCGCAGGTCGAAGACGATGAGTTTTATATCGAAGGTGTGCGCCAACAATTGCTGGAAGCCGTCCAACTGCGTCTGGAGGCAGATGTTCCTGTTGCCTGTTATCTTTCAGGCGGTATCGATTCGTGTTCCATACTCGGCCTGTCTTCTGCCAGTCAGCAATCACCGGTAAAGGCCTTTACGATCGGTTTCGACGATGCCGAATATGATGAGACGGCCATAGCCCAGGAGATGGCGCAAACCGTTGGCGCCGATCACGACATCATGATGCTCAAGGCAGATCATCTTTACGACAATCTGGAACGCACCATCTGGCATACCGAGCGTTCCATCTACAACACGCTTGGCGTTGCCAAACTGCTGATGAGCGAGTACGTAAACAAGTCCGGATACCGTGTCGTCGTCACCGGCGAAGGTTCCGATGAACTCTTCTCCGGCTATCCCGCCTTTCGGCGCGATATGTTTTTATACGGACTCGATCACCTGTCCCAAAGCGAGCGTGCTAGCTGGGAACAAATGCTCGGGGAAAGTAATAAGCTGTTCACGGGCGCCATGCTCGCCGACGAAGAGTATCGCGACCCGGCATTGGATAAGTTAGTCGGCTTCACCCCTAGTTGCCTGCAACCCTGGCTGAATAGCTCCAGGCATGCCCTGGGACTTATGCATCCCGATCGTTCTCAGTCGATGAGCGACTATCGTCCCGGCGACAGCCTGGCAGCAAATCTCGATGCCGATATGATTGACGGCCGACATCCACTGGACAAGGCGCAATACGTTTGGATCAAGACTCAGTTAGAAGGCCAGATCCTGACCTGGGGTGGTGACCGTGTCGACATGGCTAACTCCATGGAGGCGCGCCCGGCCTTTCTCGATCACCACCTGGCGGAGTTTGCCTGTGCGATTCCACCTTCCATGCGCATCCGTGGGCGTACAGAAAAATACGTATTGCGCGAGGCCATGAAAGGACTGTTACCAAAAGTACTTTATGAGCGTGAGAAGTTTGCTTTTATGGCCCCGCCAGCGCATACCGATCCCAGGAAATGGCAGGCCATGAAGGCCCTGGCCGATGACTTTCTTTCGCCTTCGTCTATCGAAGATGCCGGCTTACTCAATGCCGATGGCGTCGCCTCCCTGTTCTCCCTGCACGAAAGTGCTGACACGCCTGCTGCGACCCAGGTGCAACTGGATGCTGTCATTAATCATATGCTTAGCGTGCAAATCATGCATCGTCGACTGGTAGCCGACGACATTCCGAGGCTGGCGAAACAGAAGGCGGAACAGTTAGGCTGGCGCGTGTGA
- a CDS encoding CBS domain-containing protein: MKIGALCRQQYQVVEVETSVAEASQRMNDAHIHEVIVVRRSEMGNIPIGTLTDHDITAELADEEVDLREISVRDVMSFNILLAYDFEDSSTIIERMRADGIHRLPVVDKNDVLLGVVSLNDLVNIPAESGKDLSTMLSHPHEGQANQSLN; encoded by the coding sequence GTGAAAATTGGAGCACTCTGTCGTCAGCAATACCAGGTCGTGGAGGTTGAAACCTCTGTAGCGGAAGCTAGCCAACGGATGAATGATGCCCATATCCATGAGGTCATTGTGGTACGTCGATCGGAGATGGGTAACATACCCATCGGCACGCTTACCGACCATGACATCACTGCCGAACTTGCCGATGAAGAAGTCGACCTACGCGAAATCAGCGTGCGGGATGTCATGAGTTTCAATATATTGCTCGCCTATGACTTTGAGGACTCCAGCACTATCATCGAGCGCATGCGCGCCGATGGCATACACCGCCTGCCCGTCGTGGATAAAAACGACGTCTTGCTTGGCGTAGTTTCACTAAACGACCTGGTGAATATTCCTGCTGAAAGTGGTAAGGATTTATCGACAATGTTGAGTCATCCGCATGAAGGACAGGCGAACCAATCCCTGAATTAG
- a CDS encoding DUF2802 domain-containing protein: protein MLYEFNPILLGLAAVAILALSNMAITAIFLKRLAEEKMKNAEIYKRMNELSWDVKGLYDSSKGVGKRLQLIERRMSKLEEAQDQLTLKDPSYQTYQHAIRMIRDGATVESVSETSGLSKGEIELLSLLQKIHEDEPLQQTV, encoded by the coding sequence ATGTTATACGAATTTAACCCAATTCTTTTAGGTCTGGCGGCGGTCGCCATACTGGCGCTTTCAAATATGGCGATTACCGCCATCTTTCTCAAACGTCTTGCTGAGGAGAAAATGAAAAACGCTGAAATTTATAAGCGTATGAATGAGCTTTCCTGGGATGTGAAGGGTTTGTACGATTCTTCCAAGGGTGTGGGCAAGCGCTTGCAACTGATAGAACGTCGTATGTCCAAGCTGGAGGAGGCGCAGGATCAACTGACCTTGAAAGACCCTTCCTATCAGACCTATCAACATGCCATACGGATGATACGCGATGGCGCAACCGTTGAATCAGTTTCCGAGACCAGCGGTCTGAGTAAAGGTGAAATTGAATTGCTCAGCCTGTTGCAAAAAATCCATGAAGATGAGCCGCTACAACAAACCGTTTGA
- a CDS encoding chemotaxis protein CheW, which yields MAVETKTKEDPTQRWVTFHLATETYGIAVTQVREVLRLTEIAPVPGAPDYVLGIINLRGNVVTVMDARKRFRLPPTETTDSSRIVIIDVDGQEVGMLVDSVAEVVDIPQSQVEAAPNVGSEDASRFIQGVTSMDGKLLILVDLNRLFNNEELQDMTGF from the coding sequence ATGGCTGTTGAAACCAAAACGAAAGAAGATCCTACCCAACGTTGGGTAACCTTTCACCTGGCTACGGAGACGTATGGTATTGCCGTAACACAGGTTCGCGAGGTATTACGCCTGACCGAGATTGCACCGGTGCCTGGCGCGCCAGACTACGTGCTCGGCATCATCAATCTACGCGGCAACGTCGTGACTGTAATGGATGCGCGTAAACGATTTCGTTTGCCGCCAACTGAAACGACAGATTCCTCTCGAATTGTGATTATCGATGTGGATGGGCAGGAAGTTGGAATGCTAGTCGACAGTGTTGCTGAAGTTGTCGATATCCCCCAGTCGCAGGTTGAGGCGGCACCCAATGTTGGAAGCGAAGATGCCTCGCGTTTTATACAGGGCGTGACCAGCATGGACGGGAAGCTATTAATCCTCGTCGATCTGAATCGACTTTTTAATAATGAAGAACTACAGGACATGACGGGTTTTTGA
- a CDS encoding chemotaxis protein CheW, translated as MSSNTKEKKLSAQSDAVMDYLNVLLQETQADESISAARAAENIAGLVGAGRNHQVEESAELSASPQHLGIPEAVAHDLEMHEAQSDESDLLESEQLEIENDDIDGYRFSDDEVEDNDNEDDRSTVEYRDCSDDPEVIAEAEKMLSYAITRDDELDDTPLAKLRRAGVIEAKSPVTAPKPIIFETTQQIIPNYASDRFSMMRFRVAQMQLMISVTELENIDKPNRELTPVAGAAPWIFEYNRPGKGRALVVDGSRLFIPQSMHALRVAATEQFIIWLKGVAVGILCDEVQDMVEINQRQVTWRGSKEESPWMAGNVRSMRTFLLDGQGLLEMMGQQLEIPR; from the coding sequence ATGAGTAGCAATACTAAAGAAAAGAAATTAAGTGCGCAGTCCGACGCTGTAATGGATTATTTAAACGTATTGTTGCAGGAAACCCAGGCCGACGAATCGATTAGTGCCGCACGCGCTGCGGAAAATATCGCAGGACTGGTTGGCGCCGGGCGCAACCATCAAGTGGAAGAAAGTGCGGAGTTGTCTGCATCGCCTCAACACCTCGGCATACCGGAAGCTGTAGCACATGACTTAGAAATGCATGAGGCACAAAGCGATGAAAGCGATCTTCTCGAATCCGAGCAACTTGAAATCGAGAACGATGATATCGACGGCTACCGTTTTTCAGACGATGAAGTAGAAGACAACGACAATGAGGATGATCGCTCCACCGTGGAATACCGCGATTGTTCTGATGATCCGGAAGTGATCGCTGAGGCTGAAAAAATGCTGTCCTACGCGATTACGCGTGATGATGAGCTCGACGATACACCACTGGCCAAACTTAGACGTGCAGGAGTCATCGAGGCGAAATCGCCGGTTACAGCACCGAAGCCGATTATATTCGAGACCACTCAACAGATCATACCCAACTATGCCAGCGACCGATTTTCAATGATGCGTTTTCGCGTGGCGCAAATGCAGTTGATGATTTCAGTGACAGAGCTTGAAAACATCGACAAACCAAACAGAGAGCTTACGCCTGTTGCCGGTGCCGCACCCTGGATATTTGAATACAACCGACCTGGCAAGGGACGCGCTTTGGTTGTTGATGGCAGTAGACTATTTATTCCCCAGAGCATGCATGCCTTGCGTGTTGCCGCCACAGAACAGTTTATTATCTGGCTCAAAGGCGTCGCGGTTGGAATATTATGCGACGAAGTTCAGGATATGGTCGAGATCAACCAGCGCCAGGTCACATGGCGTGGTAGCAAAGAGGAGTCCCCGTGGATGGCGGGTAATGTGCGTTCGATGCGCACGTTTTTACTCGATGGCCAGGGTTTGTTGGAAATGATGGGACAGCAGCTTGAAATACCACGTTAA